From one Butyricimonas faecihominis genomic stretch:
- a CDS encoding ABC transporter ATP-binding protein, whose amino-acid sequence MRIKIVNLNKVYPGGKKALKDLNLEIEPGMFGLLGPNGAGKTSLMRIMTLLQSCTSGTIYFDDYDIAKDRKAIRSLLGYLPQDFRFFEKLKTWEFLDYGAGLAGIKGKQHRAEVVDEMLRKVGLFEVRDRWANRLSGGMKRRLGIAQAIIGNPKVIIVDEPTTGLDPEERIRFRNILSDISDKDSIIILSTHIVGDISSTCKKLALLNRGELKFEGSPDEMINLARGKVWEIFVTDMEYEEIKDKYPIISTIPTDGGMEIQVVADAVDGYSHKAIEPNLEHAYVYYMDYLLKDKMNMQVEAIQENELFK is encoded by the coding sequence ATGCGTATAAAAATTGTAAATCTGAATAAAGTCTACCCGGGAGGTAAAAAAGCCTTAAAAGACTTGAATTTGGAAATCGAACCGGGGATGTTCGGTCTGTTGGGACCGAATGGAGCAGGAAAAACCTCTCTCATGAGAATCATGACTCTATTGCAGAGTTGCACGTCGGGAACCATCTATTTCGACGATTACGATATTGCCAAGGACCGGAAAGCGATTCGTTCCCTGTTGGGCTACTTGCCACAGGATTTCCGTTTCTTCGAGAAACTGAAAACATGGGAATTCCTCGACTACGGTGCCGGGCTTGCCGGGATCAAGGGGAAACAACACCGGGCCGAAGTGGTAGACGAGATGCTACGTAAAGTTGGTTTGTTTGAAGTCCGTGACCGTTGGGCCAACCGGTTATCCGGGGGTATGAAACGAAGACTCGGGATCGCCCAAGCCATTATCGGGAACCCGAAAGTGATTATCGTGGACGAGCCGACTACCGGACTGGACCCGGAAGAGAGAATCCGGTTCCGTAACATCCTGTCCGACATTAGCGACAAGGATTCCATCATCATCCTTTCCACCCATATCGTGGGTGATATTTCAAGTACTTGCAAGAAACTAGCCTTGTTGAACCGCGGAGAACTGAAGTTTGAAGGATCCCCGGACGAGATGATCAACCTAGCTCGCGGAAAAGTATGGGAAATTTTCGTAACCGACATGGAATATGAGGAAATCAAAGATAAATACCCGATTATTTCAACCATCCCGACGGACGGGGGTATGGAGATTCAGGTCGTGGCCGATGCTGTCGACGGCTACTCGCACAAAGCCATCGAACCAAACCTCGAACATGCCTACGTTTACTACATGGACTACTTGTTGAAAGACAAGATGAACATGCAGGTTGAAGCAATCCAAGAAAACGAATTGTTCAAGTAA
- the recO gene encoding DNA repair protein RecO: MHTVKAIILKSIPHSEQQQILHVYSEERGYMQMITPLALFKRKTNTSVQCMQIVEIEFIPNERGGLHKLKSLSPLVNTSAIYFDVYKMNIALLWGEILNLVLRDSDPNPGLYEYIKTSVEYLNVTRDDIANFNLLFLFRLSKLLGFSIDNSTYHPDHVFNINDGCFYPAGSPGNYYTGPHSAKAIHALCTCQLQELKNIPLNQQGRKILLDIALLFLGFHLNLDFNTKSIRVIREIFS; encoded by the coding sequence ATGCACACGGTGAAGGCCATCATATTGAAAAGCATACCTCATTCCGAACAGCAACAAATTCTACATGTTTACTCGGAGGAAAGAGGTTACATGCAAATGATTACCCCGTTGGCCCTGTTCAAGCGTAAAACGAACACGTCCGTCCAGTGTATGCAAATCGTGGAAATCGAGTTCATCCCGAATGAAAGGGGCGGGCTCCACAAACTGAAATCTCTCTCTCCGCTCGTGAACACGTCGGCCATCTATTTCGACGTGTACAAGATGAATATAGCCCTGTTATGGGGTGAAATATTAAACCTCGTGCTACGGGATTCCGACCCGAATCCCGGTTTATACGAGTACATCAAAACTTCCGTGGAATACCTGAACGTCACGCGTGACGACATCGCCAATTTCAACTTGTTATTCCTGTTCCGGTTAAGTAAATTACTCGGCTTTAGCATAGACAACAGCACGTATCACCCCGACCACGTGTTCAACATCAACGATGGATGCTTCTACCCCGCGGGTTCACCGGGAAATTACTACACCGGCCCACACTCCGCCAAAGCTATCCATGCCCTTTGCACATGTCAATTGCAAGAATTGAAAAATATCCCGCTTAATCAGCAAGGTCGTAAGATTTTACTCGATATTGCCCTACTTTTCCTTGGGTTCCATCTAAATCTGGATTTTAACACCAAAAGCATCCGGGTCATCCGGGAAATATTTTCCTAA
- a CDS encoding non-canonical purine NTP diphosphatase, translating into MKLVFATNNAHKLEEIKEMLGSRHEIVSLKEIQCHEDIPEEQDTLEGNALQKARYIHAKYGLDCFADDTGLEIKALNNAPGVYSARYAGNAHDSEANMKKVLQEMQNIPERQARFRTVIALILGGKEYLFEGIVNGEILTSKHGHEGFGYDPIFRPEGFQESFAEMPLHAKNKISHRGQAVRELCRFLNNL; encoded by the coding sequence ATGAAATTAGTTTTCGCTACCAATAATGCCCACAAGCTGGAAGAAATAAAAGAAATGTTAGGTTCCCGGCACGAGATTGTTTCTTTAAAAGAGATTCAATGCCATGAGGATATTCCGGAAGAACAAGACACGCTCGAAGGAAATGCCCTTCAAAAAGCCCGGTATATTCACGCGAAATACGGCTTGGACTGTTTCGCGGACGATACCGGGTTAGAAATAAAAGCCTTGAACAATGCTCCCGGAGTTTATTCCGCACGATACGCGGGCAATGCTCACGACTCGGAAGCCAACATGAAAAAAGTTTTACAGGAGATGCAAAATATACCGGAACGTCAAGCCCGTTTCAGAACTGTTATCGCTTTAATTCTCGGGGGAAAGGAATACTTGTTTGAAGGTATTGTCAACGGGGAGATACTCACAAGCAAGCACGGGCACGAAGGATTCGGTTACGATCCGATTTTTCGTCCCGAAGGTTTTCAGGAAAGTTTTGCCGAAATGCCCCTTCACGCAAAAAACAAAATCAGCCATCGGGGTCAAGCCGTCCGGGAATTATGCCGTTTTTTAAACAACTTATAA